The proteins below are encoded in one region of Micromonospora pisi:
- a CDS encoding DoxX family protein, protein MRPVRSVARTLLSGIFVVNGAQAAADPKPFAVRAERVTNRVAPTLTRINSRIPTDPASLVRINGAVQLVGGLMLATGVLARPAALVLAGTLVPTTLAGHPYWAENDPAQRRQQRIDLMRNLGLLGGLLLAAVDTEGRPGLRWRAGHALGDGRRSVRRTVRGAQRGTRIAAKSALSLRRLPG, encoded by the coding sequence ATGAGACCCGTACGTAGCGTCGCGCGAACCCTGCTGAGCGGCATCTTCGTGGTCAACGGCGCCCAGGCCGCAGCGGACCCCAAGCCGTTCGCGGTCCGCGCGGAGCGGGTGACGAACCGGGTGGCACCCACGCTGACCCGGATCAATTCGCGAATACCGACCGACCCCGCGTCGCTGGTCCGGATCAACGGCGCGGTCCAGCTCGTCGGCGGGCTGATGCTCGCCACCGGGGTCCTCGCCCGGCCGGCCGCGCTGGTGCTCGCCGGCACACTGGTGCCGACCACGCTCGCCGGGCACCCGTACTGGGCCGAGAACGATCCGGCGCAACGCCGGCAACAGCGCATCGACCTGATGCGAAACCTGGGCCTGCTCGGCGGCCTGCTGCTCGCCGCCGTGGACACCGAGGGTCGACCGGGGTTGCGGTGGCGCGCCGGACACGCGCTCGGCGACGGCCGCCGGTCGGTACGACGTACCGTACGAGGGGCCCAACGGGGTACGAGAATCGCCGCGAAGTCCGCGCTGAGCTTGCGGCGGCTGCCCGGATGA
- a CDS encoding GNAT family N-acetyltransferase: MTTVRLRPEGTADAAAVRRVVAAAFAAPDRPVPAEVRLVEALRDSEAWLPELSMLAEVDGEVVGYALLTRVVVQPGAVPALALGPVAVLPKRRGVGYGTDVVQAALGAATELGERLVVVLGDPAYYSRFGFVPAARYGLTSPWSGLGAPWQALVLPPSVSGDGAVPAGEVNYPMPWSRV, encoded by the coding sequence GTGACGACTGTACGGCTGCGACCCGAGGGGACGGCCGACGCCGCGGCGGTCCGCCGGGTGGTGGCCGCTGCCTTCGCGGCCCCGGACCGTCCGGTGCCGGCGGAGGTCCGGTTGGTCGAGGCGCTGCGGGACAGTGAGGCCTGGCTTCCGGAGTTGTCCATGCTGGCCGAGGTGGATGGCGAGGTGGTCGGTTACGCGCTGCTCACCCGGGTGGTGGTGCAGCCGGGAGCGGTGCCGGCGCTGGCGCTCGGTCCGGTGGCGGTGCTTCCGAAGCGGCGCGGGGTCGGCTACGGCACGGATGTGGTGCAGGCGGCGCTGGGGGCTGCGACCGAGTTGGGCGAGCGACTGGTGGTCGTGCTCGGTGACCCGGCCTACTACTCGCGGTTCGGGTTCGTGCCGGCCGCCCGGTACGGGTTGACCAGCCCCTGGTCCGGGCTCGGCGCACCATGGCAGGCCCTGGTGCTGCCGCCGTCGGTGAGTGGTGACGGCGCCGTACCGGCCGGCGAGGTGAACTATCCGATGCCCTGGTCCCGGGTCTGA
- a CDS encoding ATP-binding protein produces MDPVRNPYAPGAGQRPPELAGRGRELDVFDIVLERVARGRPERSLMLTGLRGVGKTVLLNTLRSQAIGRLWGTGKIEARPDQSLRRPVAAALHMAVRELAPHHRAPDRIDGFLGVLKAFALRGGTAAGSGRGAAATKLRDRWQPGIDVPAASGRADSGDIEIDLVELLTDAASVATDVGTGIAVFIDEMQDVNPEDVSALCAACHELSQLGAPLIVVGAGLPHLPAVLSAAKSYSERLFRYQRIDRLDRIAADQALCAPAERESVEYEQKALDLLYEKSGGYPYFVQAYGKATWDHAPRSPVTAADVRVAAPEAEAELAVGFFGSRFERATPAEREYMRAMATLSLVAGEETGVERDDMDAAVPTAEIARALGRKPASLSPARDALIKKGLIYSGERGTVAFTVPHFGRYLRTQPA; encoded by the coding sequence GTGGATCCGGTCCGCAACCCGTACGCCCCCGGCGCCGGCCAGCGCCCACCAGAGCTCGCCGGCCGGGGGCGGGAGCTCGACGTGTTCGACATCGTCCTCGAACGCGTCGCGAGAGGACGACCGGAACGAAGCCTGATGCTCACCGGGCTGCGCGGGGTCGGCAAGACCGTCCTGCTCAACACCCTGCGCTCACAGGCCATCGGACGCCTCTGGGGCACCGGCAAGATCGAGGCCAGGCCGGACCAGTCACTGCGCCGACCCGTCGCCGCCGCCCTGCACATGGCCGTACGCGAACTCGCGCCACACCACCGCGCGCCGGACCGGATCGACGGCTTCCTCGGCGTACTCAAAGCCTTCGCCCTGCGGGGCGGCACCGCCGCCGGCAGCGGTCGCGGGGCCGCCGCCACCAAGCTGCGCGACCGCTGGCAGCCCGGGATCGACGTCCCCGCCGCCAGCGGCCGGGCCGACTCCGGCGACATCGAGATCGACCTGGTCGAACTCCTCACCGACGCGGCCAGCGTCGCCACCGACGTCGGCACCGGAATCGCCGTCTTCATCGACGAGATGCAGGACGTCAACCCCGAGGACGTCTCCGCACTCTGTGCCGCCTGCCACGAGTTGTCGCAGCTCGGCGCACCGCTGATCGTGGTCGGTGCCGGCCTGCCCCACCTTCCCGCCGTGCTCTCGGCAGCCAAGTCCTACTCGGAGCGGCTCTTCCGCTACCAACGCATCGACCGGCTCGACCGGATCGCCGCCGACCAGGCGCTCTGCGCGCCGGCCGAACGGGAGAGCGTCGAGTACGAGCAGAAGGCGCTCGACCTGCTCTACGAGAAGTCCGGCGGATACCCCTACTTCGTCCAGGCGTACGGGAAGGCGACCTGGGACCACGCGCCGCGCTCGCCGGTCACCGCCGCCGACGTACGGGTCGCCGCCCCCGAGGCGGAAGCGGAACTGGCCGTCGGCTTCTTCGGCTCCCGGTTCGAGCGGGCCACCCCGGCCGAACGCGAGTACATGCGGGCGATGGCCACACTCTCCCTGGTAGCCGGGGAGGAGACCGGGGTCGAACGCGACGACATGGACGCGGCGGTGCCGACCGCCGAGATCGCCCGCGCGCTCGGCCGCAAGCCGGCGAGTCTCTCCCCGGCCCGGGACGCGCTGATCAAGAAGGGGCTGATCTACTCCGGCGAGCGGGGCACGGTCGCCTTCACGGTGCCGCACTTCGGACGCTACCTGCGCACCCAGCCAGCCTGA
- a CDS encoding LppU/SCO3897 family protein: MPPRKGRALTAVLVTLVVLVLGVGGAGLWWATRDSGDSGGTPAAGAPSPGADPSEGAPGEPTPDPEQGTPAPESSTDARLVKEGQCVKNEGDASGKPKLAITQCGPKTYQVLRRFDGATDGENDAKTKCAQVEGYTEWYFFNSELDVLDFVLCLKSQ; this comes from the coding sequence GTGCCACCTCGCAAGGGCAGGGCGCTGACGGCCGTCCTGGTGACGCTGGTGGTGCTGGTCCTCGGGGTCGGCGGTGCCGGACTCTGGTGGGCGACCAGGGACAGCGGTGACTCGGGTGGTACGCCCGCCGCCGGGGCGCCCTCGCCCGGTGCGGATCCGAGCGAGGGTGCGCCGGGCGAGCCGACCCCGGATCCGGAACAGGGCACCCCGGCACCGGAGTCGTCGACCGACGCGCGGCTGGTCAAGGAGGGCCAGTGTGTGAAGAACGAGGGCGACGCGAGCGGCAAGCCGAAGCTGGCGATCACCCAGTGCGGGCCGAAGACGTACCAGGTGCTGCGGCGCTTCGACGGTGCCACCGACGGCGAGAATGACGCCAAGACCAAGTGCGCGCAGGTCGAGGGCTACACCGAGTGGTACTTCTTCAACAGCGAACTCGACGTGCTCGACTTCGTACTCTGCCTGAAGTCACAGTGA
- a CDS encoding prepilin peptidase, whose amino-acid sequence MFAALTATAVATVLGAVLAAFTPRLVHRLSVEPGSPPRSACERCTRPFPHGRPGWVRPGARCPGCGARLGPRTGTVVALGAAICGLLTAGLTGTDGIDPALPAVLALAVVGLPLALIDLACLRLPDPLLALAAVAVLLGLGGATIVLGTSEPLLRALLAALASAAGYVLLALLPGSRLGFGDVKLAALLGLPLGWFGWPVLLLGLFLPHLINGVVGLALLATGRVGRGSTWAFGPALLAGALFALLLG is encoded by the coding sequence ATGTTCGCCGCGCTCACCGCGACCGCCGTCGCGACGGTGCTCGGAGCGGTGCTCGCGGCGTTCACACCACGACTGGTCCACCGGCTCTCCGTCGAGCCGGGATCGCCACCCCGGTCGGCCTGCGAGCGGTGCACCCGCCCGTTCCCACACGGCCGGCCCGGCTGGGTACGCCCCGGCGCGCGCTGCCCGGGCTGCGGCGCGCGCCTGGGTCCCCGTACCGGAACGGTCGTGGCTCTCGGCGCCGCCATCTGCGGCCTGCTCACCGCCGGCCTCACCGGCACCGACGGAATCGACCCGGCGCTGCCGGCGGTGCTCGCGCTCGCCGTGGTCGGCCTACCGCTGGCCCTTATCGACCTGGCCTGCCTGCGGTTGCCGGACCCGCTGCTGGCGCTCGCGGCGGTAGCCGTACTGCTCGGGCTCGGCGGCGCGACAATCGTCCTCGGTACGTCCGAACCGCTGCTGCGGGCGCTGCTCGCCGCTCTCGCCAGCGCCGCCGGGTACGTGCTGCTCGCGCTCCTGCCCGGCTCCCGGCTCGGGTTCGGTGACGTGAAGCTGGCTGCCCTGCTCGGCCTGCCGCTGGGCTGGTTCGGCTGGCCGGTGCTGCTGCTCGGCCTCTTCCTGCCGCACCTGATCAACGGGGTGGTCGGGTTGGCTCTGCTGGCCACCGGGCGGGTCGGCCGGGGCAGCACGTGGGCCTTCGGACCGGCCCTGCTCGCCGGCGCCCTGTTCGCGCTCCTGCTCGGCTGA
- a CDS encoding UvrD-helicase domain-containing protein — MLPFSAAPSGGSALAGGSFVADLHIHSKYSRACSRDLTLPNLGWWAKRKGISVLGTGDFTHPAWYDHLRETLRPAEPGLYRLSPEAERDIARRLPPRLSSVAEANPVRYQLSVEISTIYKRDDRTRKVHHLIYLPDLDAVARFNAVLGRIGNIGSDGRPILGLDSRDLLEIVLEASPDGYLVPAHIWTPWFSALGSKSGFDAIADCYADLAEHIFAVETGLSSDPAMNWRVSSLDRYRLVSNSDAHSPAALAREATVFATDVDYFAIRSALRTGNGLAGTIEFFPEEGKYHADGHRLCGVNWAPERTRQAGGLCPECGKPLTVGVLSRVEDLADRPEGHSPANAPRVTHLVQLAEILGEINGVGPKSKTVEGQLNNLVAALGAELDILTAVPLDDLRQAGGERLTEAIDRLRRGEVRRVPGFDGEYGVISLFAPEELRGPGTGGQPEALFDVPVPTPRARPTAESAPKPRAKPTAKAAEPKRRAARAVPPPAPPIAPPPSPHEPFEPMLAGMEEVGTGLLDRLDAMQRVAASAPGGPLLIVAGPGTGKTRTLTHRIAYLCAELNVFPEHCLAITFTRRAAEELQVRLDGLLGPVAEDITVATFHSLGLAILREHPAAAGLPADFRIADDTERTAARAEAGEDEATYVKLLRGQDLVDLDELVTLPVRVLRDDPELVRQYRDRWRWIFVDEYQDVDAVQYELLRLLAPPDGNLCAIGDPDQAIYSFRGADVAYFLRFSQDFADARLVRLTRNYRSSAPILAASVQAIAPTSLVPGRRLDPARLDLEAPLVGRYPAASVADEANFVVRTVDDLVGGLSHRSLDSGRIDGRNSTVSFSDIAVLYRTDAQAAPIVDALVRAGVPVQKRSHNRLRDRPGVAVIARELRHADGLGGSLAARVRLAGQVLAERFATPTLDAPGGIGPEEIRNAVELLTPLAQRCGDDLPLFLSQLATGAEVDALDPRAEAVTLLTLHAAKGLEFPVVFLVGCEDGLLPLRFPGRPPTEDDVAEERRLFFVGLTRAQDRLYLSHVARRVRHGQERECAPTPFLAPIDAGLFERFGDAEPRRPKDRQLRLL; from the coding sequence GTGCTTCCGTTCAGCGCTGCACCTTCCGGCGGCTCCGCCTTGGCCGGCGGTTCGTTCGTCGCGGACCTGCACATCCACTCGAAATACTCCCGCGCGTGCAGTCGCGACCTGACCCTGCCCAACCTCGGTTGGTGGGCCAAACGCAAGGGCATCAGCGTGCTCGGCACCGGGGACTTCACCCACCCCGCGTGGTACGACCACCTTCGCGAAACCCTCCGCCCGGCCGAACCGGGGCTCTACCGGCTCAGCCCGGAGGCCGAACGGGACATCGCCCGCCGACTGCCGCCCCGGTTGTCCAGCGTGGCCGAAGCGAACCCGGTGCGTTACCAGCTCAGCGTGGAGATCTCCACGATCTACAAACGGGACGACCGGACCCGCAAGGTGCACCACCTGATCTACCTGCCGGACCTGGACGCGGTCGCCCGCTTCAACGCGGTGCTCGGCCGGATCGGCAACATCGGCTCGGACGGTCGGCCGATCCTCGGACTCGACTCACGCGACCTGCTGGAGATCGTGCTGGAGGCGAGCCCGGACGGCTACCTGGTGCCGGCGCACATCTGGACGCCGTGGTTCTCCGCGCTCGGCTCCAAGTCCGGCTTCGACGCGATCGCGGACTGCTACGCCGACCTCGCCGAGCACATCTTCGCGGTGGAGACCGGCCTCTCCTCCGACCCGGCGATGAACTGGCGGGTGTCCAGCCTTGACCGGTACCGGCTGGTGTCGAACTCCGACGCCCATTCGCCCGCCGCGCTGGCCCGGGAGGCCACCGTCTTCGCCACCGACGTGGACTATTTCGCGATCCGGTCGGCGCTGCGCACCGGGAACGGGCTCGCCGGCACGATCGAGTTCTTCCCCGAGGAGGGGAAGTACCACGCGGACGGGCACCGGCTCTGCGGCGTCAACTGGGCGCCCGAACGCACCCGGCAGGCTGGCGGCCTCTGCCCGGAGTGCGGCAAACCGCTGACCGTCGGCGTACTGAGCCGGGTCGAGGACCTCGCCGACCGGCCGGAGGGGCACAGTCCCGCGAACGCGCCACGGGTCACCCACCTGGTCCAGCTCGCCGAGATCCTGGGCGAGATCAACGGCGTCGGCCCGAAGTCGAAGACGGTCGAGGGGCAACTCAACAACCTGGTCGCCGCGCTCGGCGCCGAACTCGACATCCTCACCGCCGTACCCCTGGACGACCTGCGGCAGGCGGGCGGGGAGCGGCTCACCGAGGCGATCGACCGGCTCCGCCGGGGCGAGGTGCGTAGGGTTCCCGGCTTCGACGGCGAGTACGGCGTGATCAGCCTCTTCGCCCCGGAGGAGCTGCGCGGCCCGGGTACGGGTGGGCAGCCGGAGGCGCTCTTCGACGTACCCGTGCCCACGCCCCGGGCGCGACCGACGGCGGAGTCGGCGCCGAAGCCGCGCGCCAAGCCCACCGCGAAGGCCGCCGAACCGAAGCGGCGGGCGGCCCGCGCCGTTCCACCGCCGGCCCCACCGATCGCCCCGCCGCCGTCACCACACGAACCCTTCGAGCCGATGCTCGCCGGGATGGAGGAGGTCGGCACCGGCCTGCTCGACCGGTTGGACGCGATGCAGCGGGTGGCCGCCTCCGCGCCGGGCGGACCGCTGCTCATCGTCGCCGGTCCAGGAACCGGCAAGACCCGTACGTTGACCCACCGGATCGCGTACCTCTGCGCGGAGCTGAACGTCTTCCCGGAGCACTGCCTGGCGATCACCTTCACCCGGCGAGCGGCCGAGGAGTTGCAGGTCCGGCTGGACGGGCTGCTCGGCCCGGTGGCGGAGGACATCACCGTCGCCACGTTCCACTCGCTCGGCCTGGCGATCCTGCGCGAACACCCGGCCGCGGCCGGCCTGCCGGCCGACTTCCGGATCGCCGACGACACCGAGCGGACCGCTGCGCGGGCGGAGGCGGGCGAGGACGAGGCGACGTACGTCAAGTTGCTGCGCGGCCAGGACCTGGTCGACCTCGACGAGCTGGTGACCCTGCCGGTACGGGTACTGCGCGACGACCCGGAGCTGGTCCGGCAGTACCGCGACCGGTGGCGGTGGATCTTCGTCGACGAGTACCAGGACGTCGACGCGGTGCAGTACGAACTGCTCCGGCTGCTCGCCCCGCCGGACGGCAACCTCTGCGCGATCGGCGACCCGGACCAGGCGATCTACTCGTTCCGGGGCGCGGACGTGGCGTACTTCCTGCGGTTCTCGCAGGACTTCGCCGACGCCCGGCTGGTCCGGCTGACCCGTAACTACCGCTCCTCGGCGCCGATCCTGGCCGCCTCGGTGCAGGCCATCGCCCCGACGTCGCTGGTCCCGGGGCGGCGGCTGGACCCGGCCCGGTTGGACCTGGAGGCGCCGCTGGTGGGTCGCTATCCGGCCGCGTCGGTGGCGGACGAGGCGAACTTCGTCGTACGGACCGTCGACGACCTGGTCGGCGGGCTGTCACACCGGTCGTTGGACTCGGGCCGGATCGACGGTCGCAACTCCACCGTCTCGTTCTCCGACATCGCCGTCCTCTACCGCACCGACGCCCAGGCGGCTCCGATCGTGGATGCCCTGGTCCGGGCCGGGGTGCCGGTGCAGAAGCGCTCACACAACCGGCTGCGGGACCGGCCCGGCGTGGCGGTGATCGCGCGCGAGCTGCGGCACGCGGACGGGCTCGGCGGCTCCCTGGCCGCACGGGTACGCCTCGCCGGTCAGGTGCTCGCCGAACGGTTCGCCACCCCGACCCTGGACGCCCCCGGTGGGATCGGCCCGGAGGAGATCCGCAACGCGGTCGAGCTGCTCACCCCGCTCGCCCAGCGCTGCGGCGACGATCTGCCGCTGTTCCTGTCGCAGCTCGCCACCGGCGCCGAGGTCGACGCGCTCGACCCCCGCGCCGAGGCGGTCACCCTGCTCACCCTGCACGCCGCCAAGGGGCTGGAATTCCCGGTGGTGTTCCTGGTCGGTTGCGAGGACGGGCTGCTTCCGCTCCGCTTCCCGGGACGACCGCCCACCGAAGACGACGTGGCCGAGGAGCGGCGCCTGTTCTTCGTCGGACTCACCCGGGCACAGGACCGGCTCTATCTCAGTCACGTCGCCCGACGGGTACGACACGGTCAGGAACGCGAGTGCGCCCCGACGCCGTTCCTGGCTCCGATCGACGCCGGACTCTTCGAACGGTTCGGTGACGCCGAGCCACGCCGCCCCAAGGACCGCCAACTCCGGCTCCTCTGA
- a CDS encoding winged helix-turn-helix domain-containing protein encodes MPIPPTMDELIEDLVRRIEQGIFPPGTQIPSTKELSDHYDVSMKTVSRAVATLRNLGVLVGRPGRGVFVAEKGRR; translated from the coding sequence GTGCCTATCCCGCCAACCATGGATGAATTGATCGAGGATCTCGTCAGGCGCATTGAGCAGGGCATCTTCCCGCCCGGCACCCAGATTCCCTCCACCAAGGAGCTGTCTGACCACTACGACGTATCCATGAAGACCGTCTCCCGGGCCGTAGCCACGTTACGGAACCTCGGGGTCCTGGTCGGTCGCCCTGGTCGCGGCGTCTTCGTGGCGGAAAAGGGAAGGCGTTAG
- a CDS encoding DivIVA domain-containing protein codes for MLTRSEKPQPRHSTGGEYRSASYLPMRPWQVRGRQFTIRRRGLDPDEVATFLDRVADDLASVHAELARSRDETARIKSALRHWQSSQAPSMRELARR; via the coding sequence ATCCTGACAAGATCGGAAAAGCCCCAGCCGCGCCACTCGACGGGAGGTGAATACCGCTCCGCGTCGTACCTGCCGATGCGGCCCTGGCAGGTGCGGGGCCGGCAGTTCACGATCAGGCGGCGTGGCCTGGATCCCGACGAGGTGGCCACCTTCCTCGACCGGGTCGCCGACGACCTCGCCAGCGTCCACGCCGAGCTTGCCCGCAGCCGGGACGAAACGGCGCGGATCAAGTCCGCGCTCCGTCACTGGCAGTCCAGCCAGGCGCCGAGCATGCGCGAGCTGGCCCGCCGGTGA
- a CDS encoding MoaD/ThiS family protein — protein sequence MSAELTIRYFAAARAAAGVREEPAPGGLSLDELADVLGIRHGERLAAVLKVASFLVDGVVQHDREQPLPPAATVDVLPPFAGG from the coding sequence ATGAGCGCCGAGCTGACAATCCGGTACTTCGCGGCGGCGCGGGCGGCAGCCGGGGTACGCGAGGAGCCCGCTCCGGGCGGACTCAGCCTGGACGAACTCGCCGACGTACTGGGCATCCGGCACGGCGAACGACTGGCCGCTGTGCTGAAGGTGGCGAGTTTCCTGGTCGATGGCGTGGTCCAGCACGATCGTGAGCAGCCGCTGCCGCCGGCCGCCACGGTCGACGTACTACCCCCGTTCGCCGGCGGCTGA
- the moaA gene encoding GTP 3',8-cyclase MoaA: MGIRVIQSTAAGTARAAGPETATTPGETPPGAAVPVRPAVDGLVDRYHRVATDLRVSLTDRCNLRCTYCMPEEGLPWLPKSRLLTDDEINRLVRVAVLRLGVTEVRFTGGEPLIRPGLPAIVAAAASLTPRPTLSLTTNGIGLARLARPLRDAGLDRVNVSLDTIDPDRFTTLTRRDRLADVLAGLAAASDAGLTPVKINSVLMRGVNDQDAPALLRFALAHGYELRFIEQMPLDAQHGWDRDAMVTASEILTALQAEFTLLPDPVERGGAPAETWLVEGFTALDGRPARVGVIGSVTRPFCGDCDRTRLTADGQVRACLFATEESDLREALRAGADDEELARRWRTAMWGKRAGHDIDDPTFLQPARPMSAIGG; this comes from the coding sequence ATGGGCATCCGGGTTATCCAATCGACCGCCGCCGGTACGGCGCGAGCAGCCGGACCGGAGACCGCGACCACCCCCGGGGAGACACCACCGGGGGCGGCCGTGCCGGTACGACCGGCGGTGGACGGTCTCGTCGACCGGTACCACCGGGTCGCCACCGACCTGCGGGTCTCCCTGACCGACCGGTGCAACCTGCGCTGCACCTACTGCATGCCGGAGGAAGGGCTGCCGTGGCTGCCGAAGAGCCGGCTGCTCACCGACGACGAGATCAACCGTCTGGTCCGGGTGGCGGTGCTGCGGCTCGGTGTGACCGAGGTGCGGTTCACCGGCGGTGAGCCGCTCATCCGTCCCGGACTGCCGGCCATCGTCGCCGCCGCCGCCAGCCTGACCCCACGGCCGACGCTGTCGTTGACCACGAACGGCATCGGGCTGGCCCGGCTCGCCCGACCGCTCCGCGACGCCGGGCTGGACCGGGTCAACGTCTCGCTCGACACCATCGACCCGGACCGGTTCACCACCCTGACCCGACGGGACCGCCTCGCCGACGTACTGGCCGGGCTGGCGGCCGCCTCCGACGCCGGGCTGACCCCGGTGAAAATCAACTCGGTGCTGATGCGCGGAGTCAACGACCAGGACGCGCCGGCGCTGCTCCGGTTCGCCCTCGCCCACGGCTACGAACTGCGCTTCATCGAGCAGATGCCGCTCGACGCCCAGCACGGCTGGGATCGCGACGCGATGGTGACCGCGAGCGAGATCCTGACCGCGCTACAGGCCGAGTTCACCCTGCTGCCCGACCCGGTCGAGCGGGGCGGTGCACCGGCCGAGACCTGGTTGGTCGAGGGATTCACCGCACTCGACGGCCGCCCGGCCCGGGTCGGCGTGATCGGCAGCGTCACCCGCCCCTTCTGCGGCGACTGCGACCGGACCCGGCTCACCGCGGACGGGCAGGTACGCGCCTGCCTCTTCGCCACCGAGGAGTCCGACCTGCGCGAAGCGCTCCGGGCCGGGGCCGACGACGAGGAACTGGCACGTCGCTGGCGTACCGCGATGTGGGGCAAGCGGGCCGGACACGACATCGACGACCCGACCTTTCTACAGCCGGCCCGCCCGATGTCGGCGATCGGAGGCTGA
- a CDS encoding fructosamine kinase family protein, whose translation MDLAYLRAHPQHLPTFLTHQRIRETPVAGGDICDARRLTLDDGNSVFAKSWPEGAATPVPEGFFAAEAAGLRWLRAAGPVPVPEIVAELPELLALEWVEPGPPTPAAATRFGRNLAALHRAGAPAFGANWPGYIGALPQSNTPSPGPWSAWFAEHRLAPYLRRSVDNGALGSAEVELVERVMNTIDGYGGDEPPARIHGDLWPGNLLWGADGRVWLVDPAAHGGHRETDLAQLALFGGAPELSRILDGYQEVWPLADGWRERLPLHQLHLLLVHTALFGAGYRSAVSTAAGSALDG comes from the coding sequence ATGGACCTGGCGTACCTGCGGGCGCACCCACAGCACCTGCCCACCTTCCTCACCCACCAACGGATCAGGGAGACGCCGGTCGCCGGTGGCGACATCTGCGACGCCCGTCGACTCACCCTCGACGACGGCAACTCGGTCTTCGCCAAGAGCTGGCCCGAGGGCGCGGCGACACCCGTACCCGAAGGGTTCTTCGCGGCCGAGGCGGCCGGACTGCGCTGGTTGCGCGCGGCCGGCCCGGTCCCGGTGCCGGAGATCGTCGCCGAACTGCCCGAACTGCTCGCCCTCGAATGGGTCGAACCGGGTCCGCCGACCCCGGCGGCGGCCACCCGCTTCGGCCGGAACCTGGCCGCCCTGCACCGGGCCGGCGCACCGGCCTTCGGCGCGAACTGGCCCGGCTACATCGGCGCGCTGCCGCAGTCGAACACCCCTTCACCCGGCCCCTGGTCGGCCTGGTTCGCCGAACACCGGCTGGCCCCCTACCTGCGCCGCTCGGTCGACAACGGCGCCCTCGGATCGGCGGAGGTCGAGCTGGTCGAACGGGTGATGAACACCATCGACGGGTACGGCGGCGACGAGCCGCCCGCTCGGATCCACGGTGACCTCTGGCCGGGAAACCTGCTCTGGGGCGCCGACGGACGCGTCTGGCTGGTCGACCCGGCCGCCCACGGCGGACACCGGGAGACGGACCTGGCCCAGTTGGCGCTCTTCGGCGGCGCCCCCGAACTTTCCCGCATCCTCGACGGCTACCAGGAAGTCTGGCCGCTCGCGGACGGTTGGCGCGAACGGCTCCCGCTGCACCAACTCCACCTGCTGCTGGTGCACACCGCCCTGTTCGGCGCCGGCTACCGGTCGGCGGTAAGCACGGCGGCTGGCTCCGCGCTGGACGGTTGA